One genomic segment of Mobula hypostoma chromosome 2, sMobHyp1.1, whole genome shotgun sequence includes these proteins:
- the LOC134340074 gene encoding peptidyl-prolyl cis-trans isomerase FKBP1B has product MGVEIETISPGDGRTFPKKGQTCVVHYIGMLQNGKKFDSSRDRNKPFKFKIGKQEVIKGWEEGMAQMSLGQRAKLTCTPDMAYGETGHPGVIPANATLIFDVELLKLE; this is encoded by the exons ATGGGCGTTGAAATCGAGACAATATCGCCAGGAGACG gcaGGACATTTCCAAAAAAAGGACAGACATGCGTTGTTCACTATATAG GAATGCTCCAGAATGGCAAGAAGTTTGACTCTTCTCgagacagaaacaagcctttcaagTTCAAAATTGGCAAACAGGAAGTGATTAAAGGCTGGGAAGAAGGCATGGCACAG ATGAGCTTGGGGCAAAGGGCAAAACTGACCTGTACCCCTGACATGGCATATGGTGAAACAGGACATCCTGGAGTCATCCCAGCCAATGCCACACTTATCTTTGATGTAGAGCTGCTGAAGTTGGAGTGA